Within the Candidatus Izemoplasma sp. genome, the region ATCACGGCAATACCTAGTCCATTTAATACTTTAGGAATTTCGTTTGTTTTTGCATATACTCTAAGACCGGGCTTAGAAATACGCTTTAATCCTTTTACAACGCGTTCGTTTTGCATATATTTCATGGTGACGCGAAGCACATCTTGAGGATGTTTATTTATAATGTTATAATCTGTGATATATCCTTCTTTTTTTAACAACTCTGCAATTTCATTTTTGAGCTTTGAAGCAGGAATATCCACTT harbors:
- the rpsH gene encoding 30S ribosomal protein S8; this encodes MVMTDPIADMLTRIRNANQMKKAKVDIPASKLKNEIAELLKKEGYITDYNIINKHPQDVLRVTMKYMQNERVVKGLKRISKPGLRVYAKTNEIPKVLNGLGIAVISTSQGVMTDREARKQRVGGEIIAYVW